In a genomic window of Piliocolobus tephrosceles isolate RC106 chromosome 1, ASM277652v3, whole genome shotgun sequence:
- the NECAP2 gene encoding adaptin ear-binding coat-associated protein 2 isoform X4 yields the protein MEESGYESVLCVKPDVHVYRIPPRATNRGYRAAEWQLDQPSWSGRLRITAKGQMAYIKLEDRTSGELFAQAPVDQFPGTAVESVTDSSRYFVIRIEDGNGRRAFIGIGFGDRGDAFDFNVALQDHFKWVKQQCEFAKQAQNPDQGPKLDLGFKEGQTIKLNIAINFQPDPAGHRLGPVLT from the exons ATGGAGGAGAGTGGGTACGAGTCGGTGCTCTGTGTGAAGCCTGACGTCCACGTCTACCGCATCCCTCCGCGGGCTACCAACCGTGGCTACAG GGCCGCGGAGTGGCAGCTGGACCAGCCATCATGGAGTGGCCGGCTGAGGATCACTGCAAAGGGGCAGATGGCCTACATCAAGCTGGAGGACAGGACCTCAG GGGAGCTGTTTGCTCAGGCCCCGGTGGATCAGTTTCCTGGCACAGCTGTGGAGAGTGTGACGGACTCCAGCAGGTACTTCGTGATCCGCATCGAAGATGGAAATG GGCGACGGGCGTTTATTGGAATTGGCTTCGGGGACCGAGGTGATGCCTTTGACTTCAATGTTGCATTGCAGGACCATTTCAA GTGGGTGAAACAGCAGTGTGAATTTGCAAAACAAGCCCAGAACCCAGACCAAGGCCCTAAATTGGACCTGGGCTTCAAGGAGGGCCAGACCATCAAGCTTAACATCGCA